CTTACACGAGATGCTGTTCGCAAAGGGTTCTGGCATTTTTTGCAGTCATATTCTGCCAtttccttttcttgaaaatttataAGAGCTGAGATAGTTCACGTGCATGATATCATGCTATCTTGTTATGCATTGTCCCAGAAGGCATGTGAACACTTTTTGCCTAGGATATGGACTTTGCCTTTATTACTTCTGACCTTGATTATCTATAACGGTCTTTGTTTGACTTATATATTTCCAATATTTGTTAATCCCTGTTTCCAACGCCCAGCTTTTGGGCTATTTTATACTTTTACTGGTTTTGGAATTTGGTTTGTCATGTAGACTTCACATTGAAAGTCATCTTTTTGAAGGGTAAGTTCCAGTCTTATTAAAAGCAATCACATCATCGTTTAAGGCGATGAATCAGTGTGAAGTTCAGGGTTATCGCTTCATAGGTGAAGACTTGTGTGTTAGAGAAGTTTGCACTTCAAACAAGTGCACAAAATGATTCCATTGAGAATCCATCGCTTCCTTGAATCTCAACTTTATGGAGAAGAATTAATAGCTGCATTTTTGTATATTGAATACTGACATTAGTTATGTTTAATTGAAATTTATTTTTGGTTGTACCAAAGCCATAGATGTTTGATATTTTATATATTCTTGTAAATTGTGCGCTTCATTTCAAAGAAGTGTGTGCACTTCTTGCTTTTCACTTTAAGCCCCATTGACCTTGTCGTTTTTGGCTCTTTCACTTCTAAAAATACTCGGATATGCTTTTAGCTTGGTCTACTTTAGTAGGATCCAATGTACATACATGCAAAAGTAGTGAACTTTGAAAGATCATGCAAAAAATTTAGTTTACCAATGAGTTAAACAGTCCTATGCATTACAGTTCCCTTGGATGATAAAGAAGGTCTAGGAAATGTGAAAATCGAAGCTTCACTTCATGATggaaagagaaaagagaaattgCTCAAGCAGGGACGTGTCCCTGCAGCAAATTTTGATAGTCATTAAGAGCCTGCATGTGCAGTAAAGAGGAAATAGCAGGGGTAAATCTGATCTTAATGAAGAATAGGAGAAGATACTGAGAGAGCAAAACAGAAGCAGGGAAAACTTTATTTgctgttatgttttcagcacgTGGCCTCATTTGAATATGGATTACTATTGCAGGTATTTGTTACACGTCCAAATGGTGAAAAGTACTCTACTGTGTTATGCCCCGGAACTCCGAAGTAAGGAACTATTTTTTTCTGTGGTCATAGATGTTTATAATTTTCTCGCTGTCATCTTGCCTTCTCACGATATTATTTTAAATCTTTTTGATGATAAAGTTGTGTTATTTGTAAATATCGAAGAATCAGTCGAAGGAAAAAAAAGTTGTGTCTAATTCGAGTATATCTTTATGGAAGATATTCAGTAGTTTGTCATTGATATTTTGTGAGTAAACAGTGATCCTTCAGCTTCTGGAATAGGATCTTGGGACTGGAATCTAGGTGGCCAAAATTCTACATATCATGCTCTTTATCCGAGATCGTGGACTGTATACGATGGTAATTTTATGTTTGGCCAATATATTCACTAGTTTGATGTGCTTCATAAGGGTTTGTCTTATATTTTCAATATTTATCAAGGGGAACCTGATCCAGCACTCAGGATAGTATGCCGTCAGATCTCTCCTTTTATCCCCCACAACTACAAAGAGAGCAGCTTACCAACAGCAGTCTTTACTTTCACGGTTGGAAAATATTCAAAACCTCTTTTTAGCCCTCCATTTTACTGGTAGAGATGTATTTTGCAGCATTAACTTTGCGAGTTGAATTTGCTTTTGTTCAGCTGCATAACTTGGGAAAGACGTCTGCAGACGTCACTTTGCTTTTCACCTGGGCAGTAAGTTTTCTTGCATGACTTTGATTTATTCAGTATTTCATAATTCAAATTATGAATGCTGCTAATCCATCTCTTTCCATCTTTCGGAGTTCTAGTATTTACTCGTTCTTAAGAATGGAAGATAGTGAGTAGAACATCTTTTTCTTCTGTCTTTTTTGTGTTCCCAGAACTCTGCTGGTGGAGATTCTGGAATTTCTGGCCATCATTTCAATTCAAAGTTTAGGTCAGATCACTTTTAGCAAGGTTATGACTTAGTCTTTAAGTCCCAATATTTAGTTGTACTTCTGTTTTCAGTTATCAGTAGATGTTGCGTGCTTTTCTGAAGCTGAAACCTTACATTATTTGCTACCTCTATGAATGTTATTACATTGCTAATCAGTTTTACCATGTCCTAAAGATAAATGTGCGCCTTCTTCTCTGAGATCTCCCCTAGTCTCTTCTAAAACTGAAACCTTTTCCCAACAATTCATGCACAAATAGTTAGACGGACTTACTTTTACATTTCTAAATATGGATtcatcctctttttttttttgtccgtGAAAAATCAAAAAGTAGCTCGTAGTCCCGAGATGTTCCCTATTTAAGCAAAAGGTAGACATTTTGAAGCCTAGCCTGAAAGATCATGCCAAATCCTAAAGGGTAATATGATTTGGGACAACGTACAAGGGACACACTTCACTCATCAATCTGGGCTCTAGCTTTAAAGACACTTCACTTAAAAGTTTAAGCTTTATTCTTGAAATATGTGCCAATTAACCTTACATAAAAACATAGGAAACAGAAAACTGACTATTTTCTTGGGAATATTTACTTGGTATTAGGGAGACACTTCCCATCTACCAACGAAAATGTTTAACCTTTTCTCTAAAATTCTTCTTTTGTTTGTTGTCAATAACTTGTTTGTTTCTTCTTTTGTTTGTTGTCAATAACTTGTTAAATTCTTCTTTCGTGTGTTGTCAATAATTTATTTAATTCTTCTTTTGTTTGTTGTCAATAACTTGTTCTTTGATGATGGATTTTAGAACGGAAGATGGAGTCCGAGGCGTACTCTTGCACCACATGTAAGCTTCATCTTCTtgttaaagaaaaaaagaaaatgagagacTTGGTTTGGAGTTTTTCACAGTTGAACATATTTGAAGAATTCGAGAAAATCTGTATTACCATACTCTATGAATGCAGGACTTCCAAAGAACTGCCTTCTGTAACTTTTGCAGTTGCAGCAGAGGAAAACGATGCAGTTCACGTCTCTGAGTGCCCTTTCTTTGTGATAGCTGGAGACTCCCAGGGAATTACAGCAAAAGATATGTGGAATGAAGTAAAAAAGGTGTTTGCAATTGCTCAAAAATGGACTAACTAGTTTATGATTTTCAAATTCATTTTCACGGAGTTCCAAATCTGGACCTTTTCACTACCAGCATATTACACATCATTGCCCACTTAATGAATTACGATGATCATTTGTGTTTATTTCTATTTTTAGCTAACGTCCTTGTGATTTAAGATACaatatgtctttgaaatatcttttgaTCATTTGAATTTTGATGGGACTCATTCTTTCCTACCCCTCAGTTATGAGAACTTGTTAAGATTTTGATGACGTCGTAACTTGTCGACATCTTAAAACTCCGATTACTGAATTTCCCTTAAAAAAATTATTCAACTTTCAAAAGGTATACCTCTCTCTtccctaattccaaattttcttGAACCATTTTTCTCACACTTCAAGAGGCAGATAGAGTGAGCAACatgcaagagagagagagagagagaggacttGGTGGTAACTGTGAGAGAGCAAATCCTTAATATGATACTTCTTCCTCTTTAGCCAAGAAGCTAGAAAAAAAGGATAAGAAATGCTTTGTTGCCAAACCACCCGACACCTCCGAAAGGCTTCACTGATTTCATAGCTCCATTTATTCAGCTATTTGAATTACCAGAAACAGAAAGAAGGGAAGTGTCAAATTACTTTAGGAGGTTCAAACCCTATTTTAATTGCAGATTAAAATCTATTCTTGGTGCTTGCAGAAGTGGCTTCATAATTCCATTCTCTGCATCATACGCTCTGAAACTGTATTCTTGTCTCTGTGTGGCTCTTGATATTTTGTCTCCTTCGAGCTATCTTCCTGGAGGACTTGTGCAAATTCAAACATGCTTCTGGTGTTAGAAGTGTCAGCTATTGCTGGACGATTAGTTGCTTACTTTTCGTACCTAAAGCACTTTCTCACATCATTATTACTAAGGTTTCTGAATAATTCCTGAGGACACTATCAGCTGTATTGAATAAGATTGTTAGTTTATAGATTATAGAGTCAGCAAACAATGAGTTCTTTATGGTCTTTTTTTGAATTTCTTTTCGGTGTTGAGTTTATTTTACTTATGATTTTATATTGAAACAGtttgaagaaaaattatttctcatTTGGTTTTCCTCTTTTTTTCCTTGTCACTATTTTAACATCATTCTTTTGTATGTTCTCTAACTTTTTGTATTCTGCTTGTATACAACAGATTTTCCCTTCACTGATAAAATTAAAACTTAtcgaaggaaaaaaaaatcatcattcTTGACAGTCTTTGACCTATTTCTTGTTCTGATAGCATGGATCCTTTGACAACCTTCAATCTGAGGAAATGTCCATGCCTTCTGAACCGGGATCACTTGTTGGAGCGGCAGTTGCAGCATCACTAACTATTCCAGCAGATGATGTAAGAAGTGCGACATTCTCATTGGCATGGGCCTGCCCTGAAATTAATTTCGCAAGTGGTAAAACTTATCACAGGCAAGTAGTTATAACTTTCTAGACCTAGTTTGTACACATGAAATAGCATGTTTCTGGTGCTTGTCCTTATTAATGTTGCTCTATGAACAGGCGCTACACCAAGTATTATGGTACTATGGGTCATGCTGCTGCAAAAATTGCACATGATGCTATCCAAGGTAAAGCTTCATTAAAGCTCCATATTCTCAACTTGTGCTCCTAATCTTTGAAGATGGACTTTCTGATATATGGGGTTCCATTTATATTTTTCCTTATCTTCTTCAACTGCTGCAATTTCCTAAGATCCTCAGAATTTCATATCTGGAACactattttaaattttatttttcttgatGGGAACTCAGAGCACACCCAGTGGGAGTCACAAATAGAAGAATGGCAAAAACCTATTATTGAAGACAAGAGGCTTCCTGAATGGTGAGCTTTCATTTTCTTGTGTGCACCATGCATTACCAGACTTGAGAAATGTCTGCGGTATTTTGCAGGTACCCAACAACTCTCTTCAATGAGCTCTATTATTTAAATGCAGGAGGGGCAATTTGGACAGGTATGCTTTGGTTTAATGCGGTTTAATGGTGTTTTAAAAAGCTAGATGTAGCTGATTcatgttcttttttttctttttctttttaaattttagaTGGATTGCCACCAGTTCAAAGTTTATCAACTATTGGGAAAAAGTTTTCCATAGATAGGTCTAGTTCAGATGTTAAAGAAAGTGCTGATCTAACCCATTCAGATGACACTGCTGTTCGCATTCTTGAAAGGATGGGCTCGGTGCTTGAGGAACTTCACACTCCTGTCTCAGTAAATGCTGCTGTCGGGACAAACCTTCTTCTGAAGGGCGAGGAAAATGTTGGCCAGTTCCTCTATCTTGAAGGGATTGAATATCATATGTGTAACACATATGATGTTCATTTTTATGCATCTTTTGCTTTGACTATGCTCTTCCCAAAACTTGAACTTAGCATACAACGAGACTTTGCAGCTGCTGTGATGATGCACGATCCAAGTAAGAGAATGCTCTTGGATGATGGAATGTCAGCGACAAGGAAAGTTCTTGGCGCTCTTCCTCATGATATTGGAATGGATGATCCATGGTTTGAAGTAAATTACTATTGCCTGTATAACACAGATCGGTGGAAAGATTTGAACCCAAAATTTGTTCTTCAAGTTTACAGGGATTTTGTTGCGACAGGTGATAAAAAGTTTGTCGAAGCTGTTTGGCCATCTGTGTATATGGCAATGGCTTTCATGGATCAATTTGATAAGGATGGGGATGGGATGATAGAAAATGAAGGATTTCCTGATCAGACATATGATGTATGGTCCGTCTCTGGTGTGAGTGCTTACTGTGGTGGCCTATGGGTTGCAGCATTGCAGGCTGCATCAGCCCTAGCTCGAGAAGTAGGTGACAAGGGTTCTGAGGACTACTTTTGGTTTAAGTTTCAGAAAGCAAAGGTAGTTTATCAAAAATTATGGAATGGTTCTTACTTTAACTATGACAACAGTGGCAGTGCCGTAAGCTCATCCATTCAAGCTGATCAATTGGCTGGACAATGGTATGCACCGGAATGCTTCCtttgcttctatatatatatatatatcaagaccAAAGGATAAATATTGGAAACAGAATGttacccttctttttttttcagtTCCTTACTAGCAGCTTCGAGTCCATGTATCTTAGGTTGAGAATTATAATTATGCAAAATACGGACACAAAGataaattatttttctatttatGAGTATACGGCAAAAATGGGAAGGTAAATCTATTTCAGTTTCTGTATCTTCAGTGGCAAAGGCCTATGTAGCCTTGCAGGTCAGATTACAAGCATTCCCTGCTTGACCCAAATAGCTGAAGCCTTTTTAAACATTTGTATTTATGTGTTGCGTTTATCGAATCATTATTTTTCGGCACACTCCTTTTCGCGCCTGTAGTACATGCCTATGTATTCTCCCATGTGCACTCCACACTGGACATCTATTTATACCAATATAGGTAACGCAGTTGATTAAGCTAATGGTGCCTCTTCTTCTTTCATGATCACATTTGCTTTATTTGTAGGTATGCTCGTGCATGTGGTCTTCTACCAATTGTTGATGAAGAAAAAGCCAAAACTGCACTTGAGACAGTGTTCAATTTCAATGTCATGAAGGTCAAGGATGGGAGGCGAGGAGCAGTGAATGGGATGCGGCCCAACGGGGAACCTGACTCATCTAGTATGCAGTCAAGGGAGATATGGTCTGGAGTTACATATGCTGTAGCTGCAGCCATGATTCAGGAAGACATGGCGGATAGGGGATTTAAAACTGCAGctggagtctatgaaaccgtttGGTCTTTAGATGGCTTTGGGTAAGTGAAGATCCTGTTCTTTCCTTCATTTGTTTGAGGTAACTTCAACTTTACAAAATCTATGTTCTGTAAGCTTTTGGTCATTGGACTACGAGAATTCGAGCAAAAACCTTAGCTAAGCTAGGGGTATGGAATATTTGCTATCGTGTTTATTTGGGGCTGTTAGATAATACGATTGTCCCTAGATCTTCCGTAGCTTTTGTTCAGTAGAAACTCTTCTCCGACATTCTTAAAAGGCTCCAACTCTATCATTGTAATTTTTCAAGTACCATTGGCATCAGTATTTGACTCTCGGAGGTCAATTGGGAACCATGGCCGAGGATATCTACGACCAAGAACTTCGGCAATATATTGATGATATTGAAGTTTTGGTAGTTTACTTAACATTCAAAGTATGTCCACTTCCTGGATAAATGAAGAAATGTTGACATCCTTATGGACATAGCTTGTCGAGAGCCTTGTATGAGAAATCATTTTTCTCTATTATATTTTGTTCTACTAAATAAATGTATGAAGCCTAAAGCTTAACATTTATATGTTCACATTGTGGGGACATGGTTTCGTTCTTTTCTTTCCCCTTTGTTTGTGAGATATTTCCTCATTCCTTGCTTACTAAATTGTTCTTCTTCGTTCGCAGCTATGCTTTTCAGACCCCAGAAGGTTGGAACACAGAAGGCCGATACAGAGCACTAGGTTACATGCGTCCTTTGGCAATCTGGGCAATGCAATGGGCATTAAACCCACCTAAGCTTCCCAAGCAAGAGGTGAAGCCAGAATTTGAGGCAGATTCATTGTCTAGGCAACATGCTGGTTTTCAAACGGTAGCTCGTCTTCTAAAGCTGCCCAAAGAGAAAGATGCTAGAAGTGTTTTTCAGGTCCTTTTCGATTACACCTGTAAAAGAATCACAAATTAAAAGAGGCTTTCTGAAAGAACC
The sequence above is a segment of the Lycium barbarum isolate Lr01 chromosome 6, ASM1917538v2, whole genome shotgun sequence genome. Coding sequences within it:
- the LOC132598619 gene encoding uncharacterized protein LOC132598619 isoform X2; the protein is MQKLKEKLGDMLINGFDEGEGEYCKHREVKVDPAKLPSLTWQRKLNCDDISLSEFNLKLKEMVSLAPLGFRLWRYLQEEKAKGKDALFINPFIKRVYSSCQGVPIGGMGAGSIGRSFKGEFLRWQLFPRICEDKPVLPNQFSVFVTRPNGEKYSTVLCPGTPNDPSASGIGSWDWNLGGQNSTYHALYPRSWTVYDGEPDPALRIVCRQISPFIPHNYKESSLPTAVFTFTLHNLGKTSADVTLLFTWANSAGGDSGISGHHFNSKFRTEDGVRGVLLHHMTSKELPSVTFAVAAEENDAVHVSECPFFVIAGDSQGITAKDMWNEVKKHGSFDNLQSEEMSMPSEPGSLVGAAVAASLTIPADDVRSATFSLAWACPEINFASGKTYHRRYTKYYGTMGHAAAKIAHDAIQEHTQWESQIEEWQKPIIEDKRLPEWYPTTLFNELYYLNAGGAIWTDGLPPVQSLSTIGKKFSIDRSSSDVKESADLTHSDDTAVRILERMGSVLEELHTPVSVNAAVGTNLLLKGEENVGQFLYLEGIEYHMCNTYDVHFYASFALTMLFPKLELSIQRDFAAAVMMHDPSKRMLLDDGMSATRKVLGALPHDIGMDDPWFEVNYYCLYNTDRWKDLNPKFVLQVYRDFVATGDKKFVEAVWPSVYMAMAFMDQFDKDGDGMIENEGFPDQTYDVWSVSGVSAYCGGLWVAALQAASALAREVGDKGSEDYFWFKFQKAKVVYQKLWNGSYFNYDNSGSAVSSSIQADQLAGQWYARACGLLPIVDEEKAKTALETVFNFNVMKVKDGRRGAVNGMRPNGEPDSSSMQSREIWSGVTYAVAAAMIQEDMADRGFKTAAGVYETVWSLDGFGYAFQTPEGWNTEGRYRALGYMRPLAIWAMQWALNPPKLPKQEVKPEFEADSLSRQHAGFQTVARLLKLPKEKDARSVFQVLFDYTCKRITN
- the LOC132598619 gene encoding uncharacterized protein LOC132598619 isoform X4 yields the protein MVKSTLLCYAPELRRSWDWNLGGQNSTYHALYPRSWTVYDGEPDPALRIVCRQISPFIPHNYKESSLPTAVFTFTLHNLGKTSADVTLLFTWANSAGGDSGISGHHFNSKFRTEDGVRGVLLHHMTSKELPSVTFAVAAEENDAVHVSECPFFVIAGDSQGITAKDMWNEVKKHGSFDNLQSEEMSMPSEPGSLVGAAVAASLTIPADDVRSATFSLAWACPEINFASGKTYHRRYTKYYGTMGHAAAKIAHDAIQEHTQWESQIEEWQKPIIEDKRLPEWYPTTLFNELYYLNAGGAIWTDGLPPVQSLSTIGKKFSIDRSSSDVKESADLTHSDDTAVRILERMGSVLEELHTPVSVNAAVGTNLLLKGEENVGQFLYLEGIEYHMCNTYDVHFYASFALTMLFPKLELSIQRDFAAAVMMHDPSKRMLLDDGMSATRKVLGALPHDIGMDDPWFEVNYYCLYNTDRWKDLNPKFVLQVYRDFVATGDKKFVEAVWPSVYMAMAFMDQFDKDGDGMIENEGFPDQTYDVWSVSGVSAYCGGLWVAALQAASALAREVGDKGSEDYFWFKFQKAKVVYQKLWNGSYFNYDNSGSAVSSSIQADQLAGQWYARACGLLPIVDEEKAKTALETVFNFNVMKVKDGRRGAVNGMRPNGEPDSSSMQSREIWSGVTYAVAAAMIQEDMADRGFKTAAGVYETVWSLDGFGYAFQTPEGWNTEGRYRALGYMRPLAIWAMQWALNPPKLPKQEVKPEFEADSLSRQHAGFQTVARLLKLPKEKDARSVFQVLFDYTCKRITN
- the LOC132598619 gene encoding uncharacterized protein LOC132598619 isoform X1; protein product: MTDSTSFSGDMLINGFDEGEGEYCKHREVKVDPAKLPSLTWQRKLNCDDISLSEFNLKLKEMVSLAPLGFRLWRYLQEEKAKGKDALFINPFIKRVYSSCQGVPIGGMGAGSIGRSFKGEFLRWQLFPRICEDKPVLPNQFSVFVTRPNGEKYSTVLCPGTPNDPSASGIGSWDWNLGGQNSTYHALYPRSWTVYDGEPDPALRIVCRQISPFIPHNYKESSLPTAVFTFTLHNLGKTSADVTLLFTWANSAGGDSGISGHHFNSKFRTEDGVRGVLLHHMTSKELPSVTFAVAAEENDAVHVSECPFFVIAGDSQGITAKDMWNEVKKHGSFDNLQSEEMSMPSEPGSLVGAAVAASLTIPADDVRSATFSLAWACPEINFASGKTYHRRYTKYYGTMGHAAAKIAHDAIQEHTQWESQIEEWQKPIIEDKRLPEWYPTTLFNELYYLNAGGAIWTDGLPPVQSLSTIGKKFSIDRSSSDVKESADLTHSDDTAVRILERMGSVLEELHTPVSVNAAVGTNLLLKGEENVGQFLYLEGIEYHMCNTYDVHFYASFALTMLFPKLELSIQRDFAAAVMMHDPSKRMLLDDGMSATRKVLGALPHDIGMDDPWFEVNYYCLYNTDRWKDLNPKFVLQVYRDFVATGDKKFVEAVWPSVYMAMAFMDQFDKDGDGMIENEGFPDQTYDVWSVSGVSAYCGGLWVAALQAASALAREVGDKGSEDYFWFKFQKAKVVYQKLWNGSYFNYDNSGSAVSSSIQADQLAGQWYARACGLLPIVDEEKAKTALETVFNFNVMKVKDGRRGAVNGMRPNGEPDSSSMQSREIWSGVTYAVAAAMIQEDMADRGFKTAAGVYETVWSLDGFGYAFQTPEGWNTEGRYRALGYMRPLAIWAMQWALNPPKLPKQEVKPEFEADSLSRQHAGFQTVARLLKLPKEKDARSVFQVLFDYTCKRITN
- the LOC132598619 gene encoding uncharacterized protein LOC132598619 isoform X3; amino-acid sequence: MGAGSIGRSFKGEFLRWQLFPRICEDKPVLPNQFSVFVTRPNGEKYSTVLCPGTPNDPSASGIGSWDWNLGGQNSTYHALYPRSWTVYDGEPDPALRIVCRQISPFIPHNYKESSLPTAVFTFTLHNLGKTSADVTLLFTWANSAGGDSGISGHHFNSKFRTEDGVRGVLLHHMTSKELPSVTFAVAAEENDAVHVSECPFFVIAGDSQGITAKDMWNEVKKHGSFDNLQSEEMSMPSEPGSLVGAAVAASLTIPADDVRSATFSLAWACPEINFASGKTYHRRYTKYYGTMGHAAAKIAHDAIQEHTQWESQIEEWQKPIIEDKRLPEWYPTTLFNELYYLNAGGAIWTDGLPPVQSLSTIGKKFSIDRSSSDVKESADLTHSDDTAVRILERMGSVLEELHTPVSVNAAVGTNLLLKGEENVGQFLYLEGIEYHMCNTYDVHFYASFALTMLFPKLELSIQRDFAAAVMMHDPSKRMLLDDGMSATRKVLGALPHDIGMDDPWFEVNYYCLYNTDRWKDLNPKFVLQVYRDFVATGDKKFVEAVWPSVYMAMAFMDQFDKDGDGMIENEGFPDQTYDVWSVSGVSAYCGGLWVAALQAASALAREVGDKGSEDYFWFKFQKAKVVYQKLWNGSYFNYDNSGSAVSSSIQADQLAGQWYARACGLLPIVDEEKAKTALETVFNFNVMKVKDGRRGAVNGMRPNGEPDSSSMQSREIWSGVTYAVAAAMIQEDMADRGFKTAAGVYETVWSLDGFGYAFQTPEGWNTEGRYRALGYMRPLAIWAMQWALNPPKLPKQEVKPEFEADSLSRQHAGFQTVARLLKLPKEKDARSVFQVLFDYTCKRITN